The proteins below come from a single Camelus bactrianus isolate YW-2024 breed Bactrian camel chromosome 2, ASM4877302v1, whole genome shotgun sequence genomic window:
- the LOC141579374 gene encoding small ribosomal subunit protein uS14-like produces IKVKINTVEIRYQEIQKKKKKKKLLPRCIRGSKTGHQQLYWSHPRKFGQCSRSCRVCSNQHDLIRKYGLSMCRQCFRQYAKDISFIKLD; encoded by the coding sequence attaaagtgaaaataaacactGTAGAGATAAGGTatcaagaaatacaaaaaaaaaaaaaaaaaaaaaagcttttgccTCGTTGCATCCGAGGAAGCAAGACGGGTCACCAGCAGCTGTACTGGAGCCACCCTAGAAAATTCGGCCAGTGTTCTCGCTCTTGCCGCGTCTGCTCAAACCAGCACGATCTGATCCGGAAATACGGCCTCAGTATGTGCCGCCAGTGTTTCCGCCAGTACGCGAAGGATATCAGCTTCATCAAGTTGGATTAA